TTTTGACGGAAATAATTAGTAGCACCATCTTTGGGTCCTCTGATGATGTTAATGGCATCAGTAATGGTCATTTGCTTGATGGCATTCACAAAAATAGGAGTAGCATAACCCACTGCATCTTCTGCACCACGGTTGATCTGGAGGATAGCTTTGTCTACTGTTTTGCCAAGTCCAATATTACGGAGAGTGCGTTCCACCTTCTGTACTTCAGGGGGCAACAAAATTTTGTAGAAATCGTTGCCAAAGAACGCATCTGTTTTATTGAGATTACTTACGGCACGGGTAAGTCCCTGCCCTAATGCATCTTTAATACCCTGGCCGGCTTCAGCTTCAGTTACCCCGGTAGCGCCGGGCAAGCCGTTTGGTAACTGACTCAAAACTTCGCATGAACTTAACAGGAACGCCGCAAGGGAAAGTGAGAGGATAAATCTTTTCATCTGTTGGATTGTTTTCATTAATAAACGGTATTTCAATGCAAAACGTTGCATATTCTGTGCCGAAGATACTTGCTTTGCTGGTATGCCTTACTTACGGTAATTTTGCGGGCTGTTAAAAAGAAGCCAAACAACGGAACGGCTTACATCAACCAATCGTTATGAGTACACATTTGAGCGAACAGGAAATTATACGTAGAGAAAAACTAGCTGAGTTAACTAAACTGGGCATCGACGCATATCCTGCACCATTATATCCGGTTTCTCATTATTCAACTGCTATAAAAGCGGGATTTAATGAAGAAACAAAAGAAGAGTACAAAGAGGTTTGTATTGCAGGCCGTGTTATGAGTGTGCGTGATATGGGCAAAGCTTGTTTTGCAGTGTTGCAGGATAGTCACGGTCGTTTACAGATCTATGTGCGCAGGGATGATATTTGCCCCGGTGAAGACAAGACGCTTTATGATGTTGTGTTTAAAAAATTATTAGACATTGGTGATATTATTGGCGTGAAAGGATTTGTGTTCACCACCAAAACAGGTGAAACAAGTTTACATGTAAAAGAACTTACTGTTCTTACAAAATCACTAAAACCTTTACCCGTTGTTAAAGAAGCAGAAGGACAAACTTTTGATGCAGTAACAGATCCTGAATT
The DNA window shown above is from Lacibacter sp. H375 and carries:
- a CDS encoding DUF4197 domain-containing protein, giving the protein MKRFILSLSLAAFLLSSCEVLSQLPNGLPGATGVTEAEAGQGIKDALGQGLTRAVSNLNKTDAFFGNDFYKILLPPEVQKVERTLRNIGLGKTVDKAILQINRGAEDAVGYATPIFVNAIKQMTITDAINIIRGPKDGATNYFRQKTTEQLIAAFSPAVKNSLDKVEATKYYGDLVNGYNRLPTTRNKLNPDLTAYVVGKAVDALFDQIAKEELEIRENPVKRTTEIMKKVFGAKW